In Acanthopagrus latus isolate v.2019 chromosome 16, fAcaLat1.1, whole genome shotgun sequence, one DNA window encodes the following:
- the adam17a gene encoding disintegrin and metalloproteinase domain-containing protein 17a isoform X2 — MRGVLLIIFLAPCWVKCAIKSRVTTEENHEENPELDELNSLLSDFEVLPVSGLQLHSVRKRDVHTQSHLERLVSFRALQRQFKLYLTTNTGLFTDDFKAVFVDKRGRENNFDVQLQNYFTGHVIGEENSRVQAHIDGDEFSAHILTDEAEYNVEPLWRFTNSPVDGRLLVYRSEDIRNLSRIASPKVCGYVHAEAKDLLPQTARRYSEVEQEKENHHREKRQVHDHKKNTCPLLLVADYRFFEHMGRGQESVTLNYLIELIDRVDDIYRNTTWDDEFKGYGVQIAQIIINKEATKPPSHSDKNWAHYNMKNSPTGREVWDVKKLLEQFSSDIADNASTVCLAHLFTYQDFDEGTLGLAYVAPSKPQALGGLCPKPYYPHHSIKKPSYLNTGLTSTKNYGKTILTKEADLVTTHELGHNFGAEHDPDNIPYCAPSDDHGGKFVMYPIAVSGDHVNNKRFSNCSKISVGKTLRFKAPVCFKERNSKVCGNSRVEEGEECDPGLLHINDDPCCSSDCKFKRNAQCSDRNSPCCRNCMFEQAGTRCQEAINATCKGISSCTGNSSQCPPPANAADNTTCVDNGKCHNGECNPFCEAMQNLQSCACNETEHSCKVCCRGQDGTCSPFVQDNGSFLFLRKGKPCTVGFCDEGGKCMKQVQDVIERLWDFIDKLDINTFGKFLADNIVGSVVVFSLIFWIPLSILVHCVDKRLDQQYEEKCFYYPPSQMVEVCSRAPAIGESVSAPWFGVAMRCH, encoded by the exons ATGAGGGGCGTACTGTTAATTATCTTTCTGGCTCCTTGTTGGGTCAAATGCGCAATTAAGTCAAGAGTTACAACGGAGGAGAATCACGAAGAAAACCCGGAGTTGG ATGAACTGAACTCCCTCCTGTCAGATTTTGAAGTCCTTCCAGTGTCAGGCCTCCAGCTGCACTCTGTTAGGAAGAGGGACGTCCACACCCAGTCCCACCTGGAGCGGCTGGTGAGCTTCAGAGCCCTGCAGAG ACAATTTAAGCTTTACTTGACCACCAACACGGGCCTTTTCACGGACGACttcaaagctgtgtttgtcgATAAACGTGGGAGGGAGAATAACTTCGATGTTCAACTTCAGAACTATTTCACCGGACATGTTATTG gagaggagaattcaCGTGTGCAGGCGCACATAGATGGAGATGAGTTTTCTGCTCACATTCTGACAGATGAAGCAGAGTACAATGTAGAG CCCCTGTGGAGGTTTACAAACTCCCCAGTCGATGGCAGGTTGCTTGTTTATCGCTCAGAAGACATCAGGAATCTGAGCCGCATCGCCTCCCCTAAAGTATGTGGATACGTCCATGCAGAGGCGAAGgacctgctgccacaaactgcCAGGAGGTATTCAGAGGTGGAGCAGGAAAAGG AGAACCatcacagagagaagagacaggtTCATGATCACAAGAAGAACACATGCCCCCTGTTGCTGGTTGCTGATTACCGCTTTTTCGAACACATGGGCCGCGGACAGGAGAGCGTCACACTCAACTACCTG ATTGAGCTGATTGATCGAGTTGATGACATTTATAGGAACACAACTTGGGACGATGAATTCAAAGGCTACGGGGTCCAGATCGCACag ATCATCATCAACAAGGAAGCCACAAAGCCTCCTAGCCATTCTGACAAAAACTGGGCCCATtataacatgaaaaacagccCAACTGGAAGGGAGGTCTGGGACGTGAAGAAACTTCTAGAG CAATTCAGCTCAGACATCGCTGACAACGCCTCCACTGTGTGTCTGGCCCACCTGTTCACCTATCAGGACTTCGATGAGGGCACACTGGGGCTGGCCTACGTGGCTCCCTCCAAACCTCAGGCCCTGGGTGGCCTCTGCCCAAAAC CGTACTACCCACATCACTCCATAAAGAAGCCCAGTTACCTCAACACAGGCCTGACCAGCACCAAGAACTACGGCAAGACCATCTTAACAAAG GAGGCAGATTTGGTGACGACCCACGAGCTCGGCCATAACTTTGGAGCAGAGCACGATCCTGACAACATACCTTACTGTGCTCCCAGTGATGACCATGGGGGAAAGTTTGTCATGTACCCTATCGCTGTTAGCGGAGACCATGTCAACAACAAG CGTTTCTCCAACTGCAGCAAGATCTCTGTTGGAAAGACGTTACGTTTCAAGGCTCCTGTGTGCTTCAAGGAGAGGAACAGCAAGGTATGTGGGAACTccagagtggaggagggggaggagtgcGACCCAGGGCTCCTCCACATCAACGACGACCCTTGCTGCTCATCGGACTGCAAATTCAAACGTAATGCACAGTGCAG tgacagaaacagcCCTTGCTGTAGGAATTGCATGTTTGAGCAGGCAGGAACAAGGTGCCAGGAAGCCATCAATGCTACCTGTAAAGGCATATCCTCTTGCACAG GCAACAGCAGTCAGTGTCCACCTCCTGCAAACGCTGCTGACAACACAACGTGTGTAGACAACGGCAAGTGCCACAATGGGGAGTGCAACCCTTTCTGTGAGGCCATGCAGAACCTCCAGTCCTGTGCCTGCAACG agaCAGAGCACTCTTGTAAAGTGTGCTGCAGGGGACAAGATGGCACCTGCTCTCCCTTTGTCCAGGATAATggcagttttcttttccttcgcAAAGGCAAACCCTGCACTGTGGGCTTTTGTGACGAGGGT ggAAAGTGCATGAAGCAGGTACAGGACGTTATCGAGAGGTTGTGGGATTTCATCGACAAGCTGGACATTAACACATTTG GGAAATTCCTGGCTGATAACATAGTGGGCTCTGTCGTGGTGTTTTCCCTCATATTTTGGATTCCTCTCAGCATCCTTGTTCACTGTGTG gacAAACGACTTGACCAGCAGTATGAGGAGAAGTGCTTCTACTACCCTCCGAGT CAGATGGTGGAAGTTTGTAGTAGAGCTCCCGCCATAGGTGAGTCCGTGAGTGCGCCATGGTTTGGTGTTGCGATGCGTTGCCATTGA
- the adam17a gene encoding disintegrin and metalloproteinase domain-containing protein 17a isoform X1 — protein sequence MRGVLLIIFLAPCWVKCAIKSRVTTEENHEENPELDELNSLLSDFEVLPVSGLQLHSVRKRDVHTQSHLERLVSFRALQRQFKLYLTTNTGLFTDDFKAVFVDKRGRENNFDVQLQNYFTGHVIGEENSRVQAHIDGDEFSAHILTDEAEYNVEPLWRFTNSPVDGRLLVYRSEDIRNLSRIASPKVCGYVHAEAKDLLPQTARRYSEVEQEKENHHREKRQVHDHKKNTCPLLLVADYRFFEHMGRGQESVTLNYLIELIDRVDDIYRNTTWDDEFKGYGVQIAQIIINKEATKPPSHSDKNWAHYNMKNSPTGREVWDVKKLLEQFSSDIADNASTVCLAHLFTYQDFDEGTLGLAYVAPSKPQALGGLCPKPYYPHHSIKKPSYLNTGLTSTKNYGKTILTKEADLVTTHELGHNFGAEHDPDNIPYCAPSDDHGGKFVMYPIAVSGDHVNNKRFSNCSKISVGKTLRFKAPVCFKERNSKVCGNSRVEEGEECDPGLLHINDDPCCSSDCKFKRNAQCSDRNSPCCRNCMFEQAGTRCQEAINATCKGISSCTGNSSQCPPPANAADNTTCVDNGKCHNGECNPFCEAMQNLQSCACNETEHSCKVCCRGQDGTCSPFVQDNGSFLFLRKGKPCTVGFCDEGGKCMKQVQDVIERLWDFIDKLDINTFGKFLADNIVGSVVVFSLIFWIPLSILVHCVDKRLDQQYEEKCFYYPPSSQEMLSNLESASVRIVKPHQPPSFSAGRTAPSSLPHQSQQQSQVGSTSAASSASSSTQAPGPSCGLTPDSAGGLRMATIQEDISIDSHPGEEGLSDDFTTAGACSSGMKSSYEDLTEQNQPAKERRRLKRQECIDTKETEC from the exons ATGAGGGGCGTACTGTTAATTATCTTTCTGGCTCCTTGTTGGGTCAAATGCGCAATTAAGTCAAGAGTTACAACGGAGGAGAATCACGAAGAAAACCCGGAGTTGG ATGAACTGAACTCCCTCCTGTCAGATTTTGAAGTCCTTCCAGTGTCAGGCCTCCAGCTGCACTCTGTTAGGAAGAGGGACGTCCACACCCAGTCCCACCTGGAGCGGCTGGTGAGCTTCAGAGCCCTGCAGAG ACAATTTAAGCTTTACTTGACCACCAACACGGGCCTTTTCACGGACGACttcaaagctgtgtttgtcgATAAACGTGGGAGGGAGAATAACTTCGATGTTCAACTTCAGAACTATTTCACCGGACATGTTATTG gagaggagaattcaCGTGTGCAGGCGCACATAGATGGAGATGAGTTTTCTGCTCACATTCTGACAGATGAAGCAGAGTACAATGTAGAG CCCCTGTGGAGGTTTACAAACTCCCCAGTCGATGGCAGGTTGCTTGTTTATCGCTCAGAAGACATCAGGAATCTGAGCCGCATCGCCTCCCCTAAAGTATGTGGATACGTCCATGCAGAGGCGAAGgacctgctgccacaaactgcCAGGAGGTATTCAGAGGTGGAGCAGGAAAAGG AGAACCatcacagagagaagagacaggtTCATGATCACAAGAAGAACACATGCCCCCTGTTGCTGGTTGCTGATTACCGCTTTTTCGAACACATGGGCCGCGGACAGGAGAGCGTCACACTCAACTACCTG ATTGAGCTGATTGATCGAGTTGATGACATTTATAGGAACACAACTTGGGACGATGAATTCAAAGGCTACGGGGTCCAGATCGCACag ATCATCATCAACAAGGAAGCCACAAAGCCTCCTAGCCATTCTGACAAAAACTGGGCCCATtataacatgaaaaacagccCAACTGGAAGGGAGGTCTGGGACGTGAAGAAACTTCTAGAG CAATTCAGCTCAGACATCGCTGACAACGCCTCCACTGTGTGTCTGGCCCACCTGTTCACCTATCAGGACTTCGATGAGGGCACACTGGGGCTGGCCTACGTGGCTCCCTCCAAACCTCAGGCCCTGGGTGGCCTCTGCCCAAAAC CGTACTACCCACATCACTCCATAAAGAAGCCCAGTTACCTCAACACAGGCCTGACCAGCACCAAGAACTACGGCAAGACCATCTTAACAAAG GAGGCAGATTTGGTGACGACCCACGAGCTCGGCCATAACTTTGGAGCAGAGCACGATCCTGACAACATACCTTACTGTGCTCCCAGTGATGACCATGGGGGAAAGTTTGTCATGTACCCTATCGCTGTTAGCGGAGACCATGTCAACAACAAG CGTTTCTCCAACTGCAGCAAGATCTCTGTTGGAAAGACGTTACGTTTCAAGGCTCCTGTGTGCTTCAAGGAGAGGAACAGCAAGGTATGTGGGAACTccagagtggaggagggggaggagtgcGACCCAGGGCTCCTCCACATCAACGACGACCCTTGCTGCTCATCGGACTGCAAATTCAAACGTAATGCACAGTGCAG tgacagaaacagcCCTTGCTGTAGGAATTGCATGTTTGAGCAGGCAGGAACAAGGTGCCAGGAAGCCATCAATGCTACCTGTAAAGGCATATCCTCTTGCACAG GCAACAGCAGTCAGTGTCCACCTCCTGCAAACGCTGCTGACAACACAACGTGTGTAGACAACGGCAAGTGCCACAATGGGGAGTGCAACCCTTTCTGTGAGGCCATGCAGAACCTCCAGTCCTGTGCCTGCAACG agaCAGAGCACTCTTGTAAAGTGTGCTGCAGGGGACAAGATGGCACCTGCTCTCCCTTTGTCCAGGATAATggcagttttcttttccttcgcAAAGGCAAACCCTGCACTGTGGGCTTTTGTGACGAGGGT ggAAAGTGCATGAAGCAGGTACAGGACGTTATCGAGAGGTTGTGGGATTTCATCGACAAGCTGGACATTAACACATTTG GGAAATTCCTGGCTGATAACATAGTGGGCTCTGTCGTGGTGTTTTCCCTCATATTTTGGATTCCTCTCAGCATCCTTGTTCACTGTGTG gacAAACGACTTGACCAGCAGTATGAGGAGAAGTGCTTCTACTACCCTCCGAGT AGTCAAGAAATGCTGAGCAACCTCGAGTCAGCATCCGTGCGCATCGTCAAGCCTCATCAGCCTCCCTCCTTCTCCGCCGGCCGGACCGCGCCCTCCTCCCTGCCCCATCAGtctcagcagcagagccaggtcGGGTCAACCTCCGCAGCCAGCAGCGCCAGCAGCAGTACCCAGGCCCCCGGTCCGAGCTGCGGCCTTACCCCGGACAGCGCAGGGGGGCTGCGGATGGCCACCATCCAGGAGGACATCAGCATCGACTCTCACCCGGGAGAGGAGGGCCTGTCGGACGATTTCACAACCGCAGGAGCCTGCTCGTCGGGTATGAAATCCTCCTACGAGGAtctgacagaacagaaccagcCAGCCAAGGAGCGGCGGCGCCTCAAGAGGCAGGAGTGCATTGACACGAAAGAGACAGAGTGCTGA
- the iah1 gene encoding isoamyl acetate-hydrolyzing esterase 1 homolog isoform X2, producing MHTVLNDSYNMCPLQFSFQANGWGAELAHKLARKCDVVNRGLSGYNSRWGKILLPRIINTQNSADNNIAAVTVFFGANDSALKDENPQQHVPVQEYSENLKEITRLLASAGVSADRVIFITPPPLHEAAWEKECILKGCSLNRHNSVAGLYAQACVHAAGQCGSDVLDLWTLMQKDGQDFTAYLSDGLHLSEKGNQFVAQHLWGLLESRVADLPFILPYWGDIDAKSPESSLLCEQ from the exons ATGCATACTGTGTTGAATGACAGCTACAACATGTGCCCATTACAG ttttcatttcaagCCAATGGCTGGGGAGCGGAACTTGCCCACAAGCTTGCGAG aaAGTGTGATGTTGTAAACAGAGGACTGTCGGGCTACAACTCCAGATGGGGCAAAATCCTTCTTCCTCGCATCATCAACACTCAGAACTCAGCAGACAACAACAtagctgctgtcactgtcttcTTTGGAGCCAACGACAGTGCACTAAAAG ATGAAAACCCCCAGCAGCACGTCCCTGTTCAGGAGTACTCAGAGAACCTGAAGGAGATCACCAGGCTTCTGGCTTCAGCCGGAGTTTCAGCAGACAGAGTGATCTTCATCACCCCTCCGCCTCTTCACGAGGCAGCCTGGGAGAAGGAGTGCATTTTGAAAG GATGTTCTCTCAATCGTCACAACTCTGTAGCGGGGCTGTATGCGCAGGCTTGTGTGCATGCCGCCGGTCAGTGTGGCTCAGATGTGCTGGACCTGTGGACACTCATGCAGAAGGACGGGCAG GACTTCACAGCATACCTGTCCGACGGGCTGCATCTCTCAGAAAAGGGAAACCAATTTGTGGCTCAGCACCTGTGGGGACTGCTGGAGAGTCGCGTGGCCGACCTGCCCTTCATCCTGCCCTACTGGGGAGACATCGACGCCAAGAGCCCTGAGAGCAGCCTCCTCTGTGAGCAGTGA
- the iah1 gene encoding isoamyl acetate-hydrolyzing esterase 1 homolog isoform X1: MMSNLKTVIWPKVILFGDSITQFSFQANGWGAELAHKLARKCDVVNRGLSGYNSRWGKILLPRIINTQNSADNNIAAVTVFFGANDSALKDENPQQHVPVQEYSENLKEITRLLASAGVSADRVIFITPPPLHEAAWEKECILKGCSLNRHNSVAGLYAQACVHAAGQCGSDVLDLWTLMQKDGQDFTAYLSDGLHLSEKGNQFVAQHLWGLLESRVADLPFILPYWGDIDAKSPESSLLCEQ; the protein is encoded by the exons ATGATGTCCAACTTAAAAACAGTAATTTGGCCTAAAGTGATTTTATTTGGGGACTCCATCACGCAG ttttcatttcaagCCAATGGCTGGGGAGCGGAACTTGCCCACAAGCTTGCGAG aaAGTGTGATGTTGTAAACAGAGGACTGTCGGGCTACAACTCCAGATGGGGCAAAATCCTTCTTCCTCGCATCATCAACACTCAGAACTCAGCAGACAACAACAtagctgctgtcactgtcttcTTTGGAGCCAACGACAGTGCACTAAAAG ATGAAAACCCCCAGCAGCACGTCCCTGTTCAGGAGTACTCAGAGAACCTGAAGGAGATCACCAGGCTTCTGGCTTCAGCCGGAGTTTCAGCAGACAGAGTGATCTTCATCACCCCTCCGCCTCTTCACGAGGCAGCCTGGGAGAAGGAGTGCATTTTGAAAG GATGTTCTCTCAATCGTCACAACTCTGTAGCGGGGCTGTATGCGCAGGCTTGTGTGCATGCCGCCGGTCAGTGTGGCTCAGATGTGCTGGACCTGTGGACACTCATGCAGAAGGACGGGCAG GACTTCACAGCATACCTGTCCGACGGGCTGCATCTCTCAGAAAAGGGAAACCAATTTGTGGCTCAGCACCTGTGGGGACTGCTGGAGAGTCGCGTGGCCGACCTGCCCTTCATCCTGCCCTACTGGGGAGACATCGACGCCAAGAGCCCTGAGAGCAGCCTCCTCTGTGAGCAGTGA
- the iah1 gene encoding isoamyl acetate-hydrolyzing esterase 1 homolog isoform X3: MMSNLKTVIWPKVILFGDSITQFSFQANGWGAELAHKLARKCDVVNRGLSGYNSRWGKILLPRIINTQNSADNNIAAVTVFFGANDSALKDENPQQHVPVQEYSENLKEITRLLASAGVSADRVIFITPPPLHEAAWEKECILKGCSLNRHNSVAGLYAQACVHAAGQCGSDVLDLWTLMQKDGQVGRLLSGSNLGHFPHSQSRCNVTLVVKA; encoded by the exons ATGATGTCCAACTTAAAAACAGTAATTTGGCCTAAAGTGATTTTATTTGGGGACTCCATCACGCAG ttttcatttcaagCCAATGGCTGGGGAGCGGAACTTGCCCACAAGCTTGCGAG aaAGTGTGATGTTGTAAACAGAGGACTGTCGGGCTACAACTCCAGATGGGGCAAAATCCTTCTTCCTCGCATCATCAACACTCAGAACTCAGCAGACAACAACAtagctgctgtcactgtcttcTTTGGAGCCAACGACAGTGCACTAAAAG ATGAAAACCCCCAGCAGCACGTCCCTGTTCAGGAGTACTCAGAGAACCTGAAGGAGATCACCAGGCTTCTGGCTTCAGCCGGAGTTTCAGCAGACAGAGTGATCTTCATCACCCCTCCGCCTCTTCACGAGGCAGCCTGGGAGAAGGAGTGCATTTTGAAAG GATGTTCTCTCAATCGTCACAACTCTGTAGCGGGGCTGTATGCGCAGGCTTGTGTGCATGCCGCCGGTCAGTGTGGCTCAGATGTGCTGGACCTGTGGACACTCATGCAGAAGGACGGGCAG GTGGGGAGACTCCTGAGTGGAAGCAACTTGGGACATTTCCCTCACAGCCAATCACGGTGCAACGTCACCCTTGTTGTGAAGGCTTAA
- the LOC119004928 gene encoding uncharacterized protein LOC119004928, giving the protein MNLLLLLPVNMAAVKQHLARGAYDFAQKTCNRYLLKSHKKPGEIAIQASSLSAGFLFGDIQNGGLYRAKNNADSVTVGVPQDTYTRVTPVFDAANNVWSDSNVIESYYHYGHNEFSHVVKTPVQNVERNPPCYQGNDKFRRTSCTLRSAQRSCWGHGQLVSIRSYSGNGARSEPLYRTKTGYYDILQVSPTATQAQVKTAYYKQSFIYHPDRNSGGEEATVRFSEISEAYTVLGNKVLRKKYDRGLLTQSDLVAIARPSGKDTAGSSGKQQGDRRRSVMGADTRGGIYDFDNFFKAHYNEQLQREKDLRVRKEEMLKRKQETVADKKLDRAIDIGLVMMLVTAVALLFSLKSGS; this is encoded by the coding sequence ATgaaccttcttcttctgctccccGTAAACATGGCGGCGGTCAAACAACATCTTGCAAGGGGAGCGTACGACTTTGCACAGAAAACATGCAACAGATACCTcttaaaaagtcataaaaagcCGGGTGAAATCGCAATACAAGCATCGTCTCTGTCGGCGGGGTTTCTGTTTGGTGATATTCAAAATGGAGGACTGTACAGAGCTAAAAACAATGCGGACAGTGTGACCGTCGGGGTTCCACAGGACACTTACACAAGGGTAACTCCGGTGTTTGATGCCGCTAACAACGTGTGGAGCGACAGTAATGTCATTGAATCATATTATCATTATGGACATAATGAGTTTTCACATGTTGTCAAAACTCCGGTTCAGAATGTGGAAAGAAATCCCCCTTGTTACCAGGGAAACGACAAGTTTCGGAGGACTTCCTGCACCCTCAGGTCCGCTCAGCGCTCGTGTTGGGGACATGGACAGCTTGTGTCCATCAGATCTTACAGCGGCAACGGAGCCCGTTCTGAGCCCCTTTACAGAACCAAAACCGGCTACTATGACATCCTGCAGGTTTCGCCTACCGCCACCCAAGCCCAGGTAAAGACAGCCTACTACAAGCAGTCCTTCATCTACCACCCGGACAGAAACTCCGGCGGCGAAGAGGCCACCGTCCGCTTCTCTGAGATCAGCGAGGCCTACACTGTGCTGGGCAACAAGGTGCTGAGGAAGAAATACGACCGGGGTCTCTTGACTCAGTCGGACCTCGTCGCCATAGCCAGGCCCTCCGGTAAAGACACCGCCGGGAGCTCCGGGAAACAGCAAGGCGACAGACGGCGGTCTGTGATGGGCGCAGACACCCGGGGGGGCATCTATGACTTCGACAACTTTTTCAAGGCCCACTACAacgagcagctgcagagagagaaggaccTGAGGGTTCGCAAAGAGGAGATGCTGAAGCGGAAGCAGGAGACTGTTGCGGACAAGAAGCTGGACAGGGCGATAGACATTGGGCTTGTGATGATGCTGGTGACGGCCGTGGCTCTTCTATTCAGCTTAAAAAGCGGAAGCTAA